One stretch of Deltaproteobacteria bacterium DNA includes these proteins:
- a CDS encoding AMP-binding protein gives MALEGTNPFPQELIERYTTRRWWSGIPLGQMLDRTCDLYPQKEALVAGDTRLTYRQLREGTDRAAVVFLELGVRQQDRVLLQMPNWVEFVYAYYGLLKIGAIPVFCIPRFSLREMDHFRGITEAKIWMAPLRFEKIDYRPLIEAFQARPGFLKHILLANPDQQPILSGTLSFNELLKKVDLGRLPATDLPAWAPDPNEICHLMPTGGTTDLPKLVPRTHNDFYCNIEYRAKAWQRCPQDITLIATPLTHNMAIEVSLNPTFFTGGKVVLIDSTEPRAILEAIEREQVTTTILVVAQLHRVLKVPDLKQYDLSSLKVIAGAGSYVPADLIKKVYDRLGCKFYNVYGSSEGPCSQTRFEDPPEIVLHSVGQPICPYDEFKVIDFAGQPLPPGREGELVVQGPCIFRGYYKSEAENKEVFTADGFYRTGDLATFDPEGRLLITGRKKDIIIRGGENISAKEVEELIGGHPGVDQVAAVGMPDQVLGERVCAFIKPKPGQVVTFEGIITYLKAQSTSVLYLPERVEIVSEIPLTPVGKTDKKRLREAIRKKIEGEAPLGNG, from the coding sequence ATGGCGCTTGAAGGGACGAATCCTTTTCCTCAGGAATTGATAGAACGGTACACAACCCGGCGCTGGTGGTCGGGAATTCCTCTGGGTCAAATGCTGGACCGGACCTGCGACCTGTACCCGCAAAAAGAAGCCCTGGTGGCGGGAGACACGAGATTAACCTACCGACAGCTTCGGGAGGGGACGGACCGGGCCGCCGTCGTCTTTCTTGAATTGGGGGTCCGGCAACAGGACCGGGTTCTGTTGCAGATGCCCAATTGGGTGGAATTTGTCTATGCCTATTACGGACTGCTTAAAATCGGCGCCATCCCCGTCTTTTGCATTCCCCGTTTTTCCCTCCGGGAAATGGACCATTTCCGGGGCATCACCGAGGCGAAGATCTGGATGGCCCCTCTTCGATTTGAAAAAATCGATTACCGCCCCCTCATCGAGGCCTTTCAAGCCAGACCGGGTTTTTTAAAACATATCCTGTTGGCCAATCCGGACCAGCAACCCATACTTTCGGGGACCCTCTCTTTTAATGAACTGCTAAAGAAAGTGGATTTGGGCCGCCTTCCGGCAACCGATCTTCCGGCCTGGGCCCCCGACCCTAATGAGATCTGCCACTTGATGCCCACCGGAGGGACTACCGATCTCCCCAAGCTGGTACCGAGGACCCATAATGATTTTTATTGTAATATCGAATATCGGGCCAAGGCCTGGCAGCGATGCCCACAGGATATCACCCTGATCGCCACCCCCTTGACCCATAACATGGCTATCGAGGTTTCGCTGAACCCCACTTTTTTTACCGGGGGCAAGGTAGTCCTCATTGATTCCACCGAGCCCCGGGCCATCCTGGAGGCCATCGAACGGGAACAGGTAACTACTACAATCCTGGTTGTGGCTCAACTCCATCGGGTTTTGAAGGTCCCGGACCTGAAACAGTACGATCTTTCTTCCCTGAAGGTTATTGCCGGAGCCGGTTCCTATGTGCCGGCCGATTTGATAAAAAAAGTCTATGATCGCCTGGGCTGTAAGTTTTATAATGTCTACGGCAGCTCCGAGGGACCCTGCTCCCAGACCAGATTCGAAGACCCCCCGGAGATCGTGCTCCATTCCGTTGGACAGCCCATCTGCCCTTACGACGAATTCAAGGTTATCGATTTTGCCGGGCAACCCCTGCCCCCGGGCCGGGAAGGCGAACTGGTGGTCCAGGGGCCTTGTATCTTCAGGGGCTATTATAAGTCGGAAGCCGAAAACAAAGAGGTCTTTACTGCCGACGGTTTTTATCGGACCGGAGACCTCGCCACCTTCGACCCGGAGGGACGGTTGCTTATCACCGGCCGGAAAAAAGATATCATCATTCGCGGCGGTGAAAACATCAGCGCCAAGGAGGTGGAGGAGTTGATCGGGGGGCATCCCGGGGTGGACCAGGTGGCCGCGGTCGGGATGCCGGACCAGGTCCTCGGTGAGCGGGTCTGCGCCTTCATTAAACCCAAACCGGGCCAGGTCGTTACCTTCGAAGGCATCATCACCTACCTGAAAGCCCAAAGCACCTCCGTGCTCTATCTGCCCGAGCGGGTGGAAATCGTATCGGAGATCCCACTGACCCCGGTAGGGAAAACCGACAAGAAACGGCTCCGGGAAGCAATCCGGAAAAAAATCGAAGGGGAAGCCCCTCTCGGGAACGGGTAG
- a CDS encoding (2Fe-2S)-binding protein: MMKTAIELHINGDSYDALVSPNNTLLEVLREKLGLMGTKRGCDLGACGACTVLIDGEAALSCLMLALDAVGKKVTTIEGLSETGELHPLQKAFVDQGALQCGFCTPGMIMTAQAILQEDPDPTEEIIKKKMAGNLCRCTGYKKVVEAVMNVRTPAGKED; this comes from the coding sequence CTGATGAAAACCGCCATCGAACTCCATATTAACGGCGACAGTTATGATGCCCTGGTTTCCCCGAATAATACCCTGTTGGAGGTCTTGCGGGAAAAACTGGGCCTGATGGGTACCAAGCGGGGCTGCGACCTGGGGGCCTGCGGGGCCTGTACGGTCCTGATCGACGGGGAGGCCGCCCTTTCCTGTCTCATGCTAGCCCTGGATGCGGTGGGGAAAAAAGTCACCACCATCGAAGGATTGAGCGAAACCGGCGAACTCCACCCTTTACAAAAGGCCTTTGTAGATCAGGGAGCCCTGCAATGCGGCTTTTGCACTCCGGGCATGATTATGACCGCCCAGGCCATATTGCAGGAAGATCCTGATCCCACGGAAGAGATCATCAAGAAGAAAATGGCCGGCAATCTCTGCCGCTGCACCGGATATAAAAAGGTCGTTGAGGCGGTGATGAACGTCCGGACGCCAGCCGGGAAGGAGGATTAA
- a CDS encoding molybdopterin-dependent oxidoreductase, with the protein MGTTFNVVGQRLPMHDGAAKAKGTAQFTDDIMLPGMLHGKILRSPLPHARIVRIDTTQAEKLPGVKGVVTGWDIPDRPYGIVPKARDEHALAREKVRYIGDDVAAVCAVDPEIAEEALDLIRVDYEELPAVFDPLEAIKEGAPLIHDGVPHNTSFSIHKEFGNVEKAFQESDFVFEDRFYSQAVNHAPLEPHAAVAQYDPLKGELTVHSSTQIPFFLRRNLSATLMIPESKVRVIKPKVGGGFGQKIDMFAKDFCAAWFARQTEKPVKFVYDREEVFISTRQRHPMYITVKTGVKKDGTILAQQFLAHADGGAFNSTAPTMMALSCYFLMIPYRVPNLIYEGHHVYTNKPVGGAMRGHGIPQARFAVERQLDLIAARIGVDPVELRLKNSIHAGEPHPAKFIINSCGFYDSLKLAAEAIGWKEKRGKLPKGRGVGLAGASFPSGVSNMSHISSGSVVQMGQDGAVNVLSGAADIGQGAETVISQIVAEVLGVPMEDIRITAADTGVTPLDPGTFGSGVTVRAGNAARLAAEEVRGKLFRFVAEKLGAVPEDLTASNRMIFVKGSADRGMALKDAIKGYQYADLPMPIVGRSDWFPPATEPTTLFKEDGNFSPNYSFMTQAAEVEVDLETGKIKLLKMVTAHDCGRAINPMLVEGQLEGSVVGGMGQALYENIIVEKGQVMNPSFLDYGFPTFMEMPEIGAIEVETDDPIGPFGAKEAGEGTQLSPAPAIVNAIYDAIGVDFMELPVTPEKILEALRRGK; encoded by the coding sequence ATGGGAACAACCTTCAATGTAGTCGGTCAGCGTTTGCCGATGCACGATGGGGCCGCCAAGGCCAAAGGCACGGCCCAGTTCACGGACGACATTATGCTGCCGGGAATGCTGCACGGAAAAATATTGCGCAGTCCTTTGCCCCACGCCCGGATAGTCCGTATCGACACCACCCAGGCCGAGAAACTCCCCGGAGTAAAGGGCGTGGTGACCGGCTGGGATATCCCGGACCGTCCCTACGGCATCGTACCCAAGGCCCGGGACGAGCATGCCCTGGCCCGGGAAAAAGTACGTTATATCGGCGATGACGTAGCGGCCGTTTGCGCCGTGGACCCGGAGATCGCGGAAGAAGCTCTGGACCTGATCCGGGTGGATTATGAAGAACTCCCGGCCGTCTTCGATCCGTTGGAGGCCATCAAGGAAGGGGCTCCCCTCATCCACGACGGGGTCCCCCACAACACCTCTTTTTCCATTCACAAGGAATTCGGGAATGTGGAAAAGGCCTTTCAGGAAAGCGACTTCGTTTTTGAAGACCGCTTTTATTCCCAGGCGGTCAACCATGCCCCCCTGGAACCGCACGCCGCCGTGGCTCAATACGATCCGTTAAAAGGGGAGCTTACGGTCCATTCCTCCACCCAAATCCCCTTTTTCCTGCGCCGGAACCTGTCGGCGACCCTCATGATTCCCGAATCCAAGGTCCGGGTGATCAAGCCCAAGGTGGGAGGCGGTTTCGGCCAGAAGATCGATATGTTCGCCAAGGACTTCTGCGCCGCCTGGTTCGCCCGCCAGACCGAAAAACCCGTCAAATTCGTCTACGACCGGGAGGAGGTCTTTATCTCCACCCGGCAGCGGCACCCCATGTATATTACGGTCAAGACCGGCGTAAAAAAGGATGGGACTATCCTGGCCCAGCAGTTTCTGGCCCATGCCGACGGCGGGGCCTTCAACAGCACCGCCCCGACCATGATGGCCCTCTCCTGTTACTTTCTGATGATCCCTTACCGGGTCCCCAACCTGATTTATGAAGGGCACCACGTATACACCAACAAACCGGTGGGCGGAGCGATGCGGGGGCACGGCATTCCCCAGGCCCGTTTCGCCGTGGAACGTCAGTTGGACCTGATCGCCGCACGCATCGGGGTGGACCCGGTGGAACTGCGCCTCAAAAACAGCATTCATGCCGGTGAACCGCACCCGGCCAAATTCATTATCAACTCCTGCGGCTTTTACGATTCCCTGAAGCTGGCGGCCGAGGCCATCGGCTGGAAAGAAAAACGGGGGAAACTCCCCAAGGGGAGGGGGGTCGGCCTGGCCGGCGCCTCTTTTCCCAGCGGGGTCAGCAACATGAGCCATATCAGCTCCGGTTCCGTGGTCCAGATGGGCCAGGATGGGGCCGTCAATGTCCTTTCCGGGGCCGCGGACATCGGCCAGGGTGCGGAAACGGTCATCTCCCAGATCGTGGCTGAGGTCCTCGGGGTCCCGATGGAGGATATCCGGATCACCGCGGCCGATACCGGAGTCACCCCCCTGGACCCCGGCACCTTCGGCAGCGGGGTCACGGTGCGGGCCGGGAATGCCGCCCGTCTGGCGGCCGAAGAGGTGCGGGGTAAGCTCTTCCGCTTCGTAGCAGAAAAGCTGGGGGCCGTTCCGGAGGACCTGACGGCCAGTAACCGAATGATCTTTGTCAAGGGATCAGCGGATCGCGGGATGGCCTTGAAGGATGCCATCAAGGGGTACCAGTATGCCGACTTGCCCATGCCGATAGTGGGCCGCTCCGACTGGTTTCCCCCGGCCACCGAACCGACCACCCTGTTCAAGGAAGACGGGAACTTCTCCCCCAACTATTCTTTCATGACCCAGGCCGCCGAAGTGGAGGTGGATCTGGAAACCGGAAAAATAAAGCTCCTGAAGATGGTCACGGCCCACGACTGCGGCCGGGCCATCAACCCTATGCTGGTGGAGGGGCAATTAGAAGGTTCTGTGGTCGGCGGCATGGGACAGGCCCTCTATGAAAACATCATCGTGGAAAAGGGACAGGTCATGAATCCTTCGTTTCTGGATTACGGCTTCCCCACCTTTATGGAAATGCCCGAGATAGGGGCCATCGAGGTGGAAACCGATGACCCGATCGGGCCTTTCGGGGCCAAGGAGGCCGGTGAAGGGACCCAGTTGTCCCCGGCCCCGGCCATCGTCAACGCCATTTATGATGCCATCGGGGTCGATTTCATGGAACTGCCGGTAACGCCGGAAAAAATCCTGGAGGCCTTACGGCGGGGGAAATAA
- a CDS encoding FAD binding domain-containing protein encodes MRLPKFTYLEPKSIEEASTLLMGEATVKILAGGTDLLVNMKHRIERPSALVNLKKIKGLDYIRPDEGAIRIGSLTSLKKISQDPFIKERMPVLAQAASSVGSYHHQSMGTLGGNICQQNRCKFFNQSKWWRSTNPPCLKVGGEVCHVVQKQEACYSSYCGDLAPALLVLEAKVLLKKNRDSREVSLTEFFSGNGLAPLALKGGEILTEVIIPLPSAGSYSTYVKFANRESIDFPIVGLAFQTSLEKKEYRLAFTAVDRRPVRGQKVEAFLKGLDLSPEVVDEAAQLASKEAAPVKNSLYAPSFKRNLMGRLLRSVLSPQAPGGRHEA; translated from the coding sequence GTGAGACTACCGAAGTTTACTTATTTAGAGCCAAAGAGTATTGAGGAGGCTTCCACTCTCCTCATGGGGGAAGCAACGGTCAAGATACTGGCCGGGGGGACCGATCTGTTGGTCAACATGAAGCATCGGATTGAAAGGCCTTCTGCCCTGGTAAATCTTAAAAAAATCAAAGGACTGGATTATATCCGGCCCGATGAAGGAGCCATCCGGATTGGGTCCTTGACCTCCCTTAAAAAGATCTCCCAGGATCCTTTCATCAAGGAAAGAATGCCGGTTCTGGCCCAGGCGGCTTCTTCGGTGGGGTCTTATCATCATCAGAGTATGGGAACCCTTGGCGGTAATATTTGCCAGCAAAATCGCTGTAAATTTTTTAATCAGTCGAAATGGTGGCGGAGCACCAACCCCCCTTGCCTCAAAGTGGGAGGGGAAGTCTGTCACGTGGTGCAGAAACAGGAGGCCTGCTATTCCAGTTACTGCGGAGATCTGGCCCCGGCCCTGCTGGTCCTGGAGGCCAAGGTCCTGTTAAAGAAGAATAGGGATTCCCGGGAGGTTTCATTAACGGAATTTTTCTCCGGAAACGGCTTGGCTCCCCTGGCCTTGAAAGGGGGGGAAATCTTAACGGAGGTTATTATCCCACTTCCTTCGGCAGGCAGTTACTCGACCTATGTGAAATTTGCCAACCGGGAAAGCATCGATTTTCCGATTGTCGGTCTGGCCTTTCAAACGTCTCTGGAGAAAAAGGAATACCGTCTGGCCTTTACGGCCGTGGATCGTCGCCCGGTGAGGGGCCAAAAGGTTGAAGCCTTTCTCAAGGGCCTGGACCTTTCCCCGGAAGTCGTGGACGAGGCGGCTCAACTGGCCTCCAAGGAGGCCGCGCCGGTCAAGAATTCCCTTTATGCACCGTCCTTTAAAAGAAACCTCATGGGCCGCCTGCTTCGAAGCGTATTAAGCCCTCAGGCCCCAGGGGGGCGGCACGAAGCATAA